A segment of the Cellvibrio sp. KY-YJ-3 genome:
GTCGCAGATTTCCCATTGGCGGGCGCAACCGGCTCATTTATTAAATGCGGCGACGTTAGAGGGGGTTTTACTCGATGAGTTATCGGTCACTGTGGACGCCTATCATCCCAAGCCTGAATTGCTGGTTACTACCGGGGAGCTGGTGAGTGAGTCGCTGATTAGTAACTTGCTGAAAACGAATTGTCCCGTGACGGGGCAGCCGGATTGGGCCAGTATTGTTGTGCGTTATAGCGGTAAGAAAATCGAGCACGAAAATCTGCTGCGTTACATTATTTCTTTTCGTGAACATCAGGATTTTCATGAGCATTGTGTGGAGCGGATTTTTAATGACATCGCAACCTATTGCAAGCCGGAATCCTTAACCGTCTATGCGCGTTACACACGGCGCGGTGGCTTGGATATTAATCCATTTCGTTCTAGCAGTGCAGAAGAGAAGCCAAACCTGTTGCGTTTAGTTCGTCAGTAGTTGTACTAATTTTGGTGGGTTAATGGTTGGGGAAAACAGGGCATGCGCAAGCATGTCCTGTTTATGAATTAAACAATTACCTTGTCTTTTAGTCTACTGGCTGCCTTTTCGAGTGTCTCAATAACTTTTTGTTTGTCGTAATTACGCACTTTATCCATATCCAGATACATGGAAAAACCTTCGGCCCGATCTTCGAAGTAGCTTTGGTTTTTGCCCATCTCTTTACGTAAATCAGCAACTTGATAAACCTTAACGGGCATAGAAAAACCTTTCACGGTTATTTCGCCTTTATCGCGACACATTACGGTGTCTTTTACCAGTGACCAGGTTTCGTGTGAGATAAGAATTTCATCGGGTTCTGCTGCTGATTCTAATCGGCTTGCCAGGTTCACTTGGGTGCCGAGTACGGTGTAATCCAGATGATTTGATGTACCAAAGGTGCCCACTGTGCAGTAGCCGGTATTGATGCCCATGCGCACCTGCAGTGGTTTCTTAATCCCCTGATTAAACCATTCCACCTGCATGGCTTTAATGCGCTTTTTCATCGCAATTGCCATGGCGACACAACGTGTCGCATCATCTTTAACACCTTTGCTTGCACTATCACCAAACAAAACCATTATCCCATCACCCATAAATTTATCGATAGTACCGCCGAAATGGGCAACAATTTTGGACATTTCAGTAAGGTAATGATTGAGGAGTTCGGTCAATGCCTCTGCTTCGATTTCTTCCGAAAGTTGGCTGAAGTCTTTGATATCGGAGAAAAACACACTAATTCGTTTACGCTCGGCTTGTAGGTGTTTGTCGTCGCCGCGATTGATGGCTTGCCATACGGTTGGTGGTAAATAGCGGGATAACTTATAAGCGCGTATTTTGTGCCATTTTTGTTCATTCTCCAGTTGCTTCTGGCTGAGCATTAGTTTGTGGAGTCGTTGATGCATATAAATAGCATAAACCAAAAAATATGTTGCGACGCCAATAAGGCTGGCTGCGCTAATCTGGATATTGCCCGATAAAATTAGCTGTGGGCTGTGTATAAAAAGACTAATGAGTACACCTGCCGCAAAAGCGGTGTTGTCTTCCAGTAGTTTGCGTATGCCGCCGCTGATTAATGCGTTAAATTGAATCATTGTTAAGAACATGACGCAGGGCAGAATACTGAAGTCGGTGAGGCTTAATACAATGCCGATAAGTCCTGCATCTATGTATGAGAGCCAGCGGTTGTTGCGTGCAACAAGTTCTGGAATTTGTTTCCGAGTAAAAAAATAGGTGCCATAGGCATAGGCCAGTAACAGCACTATAACGCCAATATATACAGGGTTTGGTTTGTTCCAATTAACAAATGAGGCGAGGGTGCCTGAGGCTGCAAAGCAGATAAGTGCGCGAAAGTAGTACTGTTGGATCGGAGTTTCAGTCTGCAGCGATTCGGAGTCGATCTTACTGGTCATTGGATAAAGCCTTATTGTTTTGTGCAGTAAGGTCTTCCCTGCAGAATGATTAACTCCCTGATGGTGCGGAAGGAATTAAACGGCTTTTCCATCAAAATGTCTACCTGTTGATTTCGATCGGGATTGGTTTTTGTCATATTATTTAAACTTCAGCTCAAGATACTTTGCCTCCAGTTCTGCATATTCTTTACGCAGTTCGACAAGCTCCGTGTGAAAATGGTCGTCAGGCTGTTGGTTGCTTTCCTTATTCTGTTTTTGGGGGCTGTTTTTGAGTTGATCGTTTTCCTTTTCAAGTTCCTCGATATTCTCCAGTAGACTCTTACTTTCATGGGTAAAACTGTGGAGAGTTTCTTTGATGCGCAGGTTTTCTTCTTCCAGCTGATGGTCGTTATCGATCTGGCCTTCCTGCATAGCAATTTTTTCGTTGGCTTTGGTGAGTTCTTCCTCCAATAGCTGGACACAGGTGTCTGATTCTTGGACAAAACGAATTTGCCGCTGAAGTTGTTGTTCCAGTTCTTTAATAACCAGGTCTTTTTCTTCGGCAGTGACTGCTTCTTCCAGTTTGCGTTGCAAGTTGCTGATAACCCGATACTGATCTGCTGCCACATTGCGCAATTTCATTATCTCTTCGGCTGCACGCGGATCCTGACGAACTATATTGATGGTCTTGTTTTCAATGGGGCGACCTGTGATAGCGGCATTGGTTGAGCGTATGTGTTGATTCATGCTGTTATAACTATCGTTATATTGGCCTAATAAATACTCATAGCGCTCTTTATCTGCCATCTCATCTGCCATGGCATAGAGTTCGTTGTAATGCTGTTGTGCATTTGTTTGCGTTTCATCCCAGCGCTTTTCAAGGTCAAAGAACATTTTTTTAAATTTTTCCAGATTTTCAACACGTTTTTTATAGGTATCCAGCTCCTCATTATTGCTGCCCTCATGCAATTCCTGAGGCCCCTGAAGTAATGGCTCCAGTGTTTGTTGAAATATATCCCAATAGCCTTCACTGCCCTGGATGGCTGTGGTACCTAACTCTTCTGCACGCAAAAAAGCATAGCGTAAGGCTACAATCCGCTGATTCAGAGGTACATCGCTAGGCTGTATGCCGGCGATGTCACTGCGCGGTGCCAGCAGGTTAAATCTGTCCTGTGTGAGTTCTACCTGCTCATAAATAAACTGTTTATAAGGTTTTGCAGGGGTAGGCAGGGGGCTGTTGCTGTTTTGGATGGCATCAATAAACTCGCGCAACTTTTGTTGCTGCAGCCGCATTATTTTTTTCTGCCTGACAACGCTCATCAATAGTGCGATGGAGGCAACAAGTAGCAGTAAAAAAGGGGTGATTATTGCGATAATCAAGGTGGTTTGTTGCATATAAACTGCCGATAGTGGACTTATTGTCTGGTCGCATGTTGGGGGGAGTTCCCGTTTATTAATTCTACTGGCGGGAATTACTTGAAAGTATGGTACAAATTTCACCAATATTCGAATAGCGCTCGCGTATTAGGAGCGTGTGGCCGTTATTGTTGCCGGTTTCTCCCAGTTAACGCCTTATTAAATAGATGAGTTTTATGGACGCAATCACCGTTTTACATCACAGAGTTTCACAATCCAAGCTGGCTTTGCCTGCGCCAGATCGCGAACAGTTAGATATTTTGATGCGCGCCGCTACACGAGCGGCGGATCACGGCAATCTCCAGCCATGGCGTTTTTTGGTGATAGAGGGAGTGGGGTTGGAAAAGTTGGGTGAGTTGTTTGCTCGTGTTGCTACCGAAAAAAAGCCGGATATCAGCCAGGCAGAGTTGGATAGGTTCAAATCAATGCCATTGCGTGCTCCAATGATTATTGTCGCAATTGCTAAATGTCAGGCGCACCCCAAAATACCAAAAGTGGAGCAGCTCATTGCGGCGGGCGCCGCGGCGCAAAATATTCTCACTGCCAGTTTTGCGTTGGGTTTGGGGGCAATCTGGCGGACGGGTGATATGGCTTATGATGGCGCGATAAAACAAGCGCTCGGTTTAGTCAGTAATGAAGCGCTTGATGAACAGATTGTCGGCTTCATTTATATAGGCACACCTACCGGTAGTGCACATCTTCCACGCGCAATAAATCCCTCAGACTTTTTTACTACATGGACGGGAGAATAAGATTGCGTTTGCATGCCCGCTTGTGTAAATTAGCGCGCCTTCGCAGGGGTGACGATGGAGAGTCAGTCTGGCGAAGAACCGCATTAATTGTCGGCGGTAAAATACGGTGAGGTGTCCGAGTGGCCGAAGGAGCACGCCTGGAAAGTGTGTATACCGCAAGGTATCGAGGGTTCGACTCCCTCTCTCACCGCCATTTTAAAACGACATAGCGCCTGAACAGGGCGTAGACTTGCAAGTGGTTCGATATACACCCAAGTCGATTGGTTTTTGTACTTCATTGATTTATAAAGCATTATTTTAAAATTTCACAAAAGAAAAATTAAAAAACGCTTGACGACCTAAAGGTCAATCAATAGAATGCGCGCCAACAAGACGCACTCATAGCTCAGCTGGATAGAGTACTCGGCTACGAACCGAGCGGTCGGAGGTTCGAATCCTCCTGAGTGCACCATATAGAAGTCGCTAAACCCCTGATTATCCAAGAGATTTTCAGGGGTTTTTGCTTTCTAGGGTTTGCAGTGTCGATGAAGTGTCGACGACATTGTTAATCATCGACAGCCGGTCGAAATTTCACTGCTTCCAATAAATGATCAGGCGATAAATGCGAATAGCGCATGGTCAAATTTATTGAGCTGTGACCAAGAATTCTTTGCAGCGTTAAAATATCCCCGCCATTCATCATGAAGTGACTTGCGTAAGTATGACGCAATGCGTGAGCCGCTTGACCCTTCGGTAATTTAAACGAACACTTTTCAAGCAGCCTACGAAATGCGCTGATCGACGTAGAAAATAATCTGTAATTTCCTGTCGAGTGAGTTCGCAAATCATCTTCGAGTTTTTGGGTGATTGGCACTGTCCGGTTTTTTCCTGATTTAGTATCCAGAAACGTTAAGCGCGACTTTCCAATTTGCGATGGCGTTAATTTTTCCGCTTCACTCCAACGAGCACCAGTCTGTAAACAAACTCTTACGATCAAATAAAGGCACGGGTTTTTGGCAGCCTGAATGACTGACAATAATTCCTGGCACTGTTCAGTGGTCAGGTAGGAGAGTTCGCGCTCTTTAACCCTGATTGGTTTTACCTTGATTAGTGGCGACTGGTATTTAATCTGGTCGGT
Coding sequences within it:
- the queF gene encoding NADPH-dependent 7-cyano-7-deazaguanine reductase QueF (Catalyzes the NADPH-dependent reduction of 7-cyano-7-deazaguanine (preQ0) to 7-aminomethyl-7-deazaguanine (preQ1) in queuosine biosynthesis), encoding MNLNPLGQQTEYVSVYSPQLLFPISRAESRKLLGIGAALPFFGEDIWTGYELSWLDSQGKPVVAVAEFFIPCDSEFMIESKSFKLYLNSLNQTRYQSAAEVEELLVKDLSAVAGTMVRVHLFPLLPSQISHWRAQPAHLLNAATLEGVLLDELSVTVDAYHPKPELLVTTGELVSESLISNLLKTNCPVTGQPDWASIVVRYSGKKIEHENLLRYIISFREHQDFHEHCVERIFNDIATYCKPESLTVYARYTRRGGLDINPFRSSSAEEKPNLLRLVRQ
- a CDS encoding adenylate/guanylate cyclase domain-containing protein, whose amino-acid sequence is MTSKIDSESLQTETPIQQYYFRALICFAASGTLASFVNWNKPNPVYIGVIVLLLAYAYGTYFFTRKQIPELVARNNRWLSYIDAGLIGIVLSLTDFSILPCVMFLTMIQFNALISGGIRKLLEDNTAFAAGVLISLFIHSPQLILSGNIQISAASLIGVATYFLVYAIYMHQRLHKLMLSQKQLENEQKWHKIRAYKLSRYLPPTVWQAINRGDDKHLQAERKRISVFFSDIKDFSQLSEEIEAEALTELLNHYLTEMSKIVAHFGGTIDKFMGDGIMVLFGDSASKGVKDDATRCVAMAIAMKKRIKAMQVEWFNQGIKKPLQVRMGINTGYCTVGTFGTSNHLDYTVLGTQVNLASRLESAAEPDEILISHETWSLVKDTVMCRDKGEITVKGFSMPVKVYQVADLRKEMGKNQSYFEDRAEGFSMYLDMDKVRNYDKQKVIETLEKAASRLKDKVIV
- a CDS encoding nitroreductase; the encoded protein is MDAITVLHHRVSQSKLALPAPDREQLDILMRAATRAADHGNLQPWRFLVIEGVGLEKLGELFARVATEKKPDISQAELDRFKSMPLRAPMIIVAIAKCQAHPKIPKVEQLIAAGAAAQNILTASFALGLGAIWRTGDMAYDGAIKQALGLVSNEALDEQIVGFIYIGTPTGSAHLPRAINPSDFFTTWTGE
- a CDS encoding tyrosine-type recombinase/integrase; the encoded protein is MSIEKLEDGRWFLDIEPVKGKRFRRKFKTKTEAIRFEDQIRAKLVTGEIWNTPQSDKRKLSELIDLWYGHHGIHLADPERRKRSLIALCNALGNPVAKNLTPAQYLNYRQIRAQDGVSAKTLNNELGYLNALYGYLWQTDQIKYQSPLIKVKPIRVKERELSYLTTEQCQELLSVIQAAKNPCLYLIVRVCLQTGARWSEAEKLTPSQIGKSRLTFLDTKSGKNRTVPITQKLEDDLRTHSTGNYRLFSTSISAFRRLLEKCSFKLPKGQAAHALRHTYASHFMMNGGDILTLQRILGHSSINLTMRYSHLSPDHLLEAVKFRPAVDD